The region TGAAATTGCCTATTCACTTGGTTTTGAAGAATTAGCGCATTTCTCTAATTTCTTCAAAAAGCAAACGTCCTTTACTCCTATTGCTTTTAGGAGTTAGATTGTTTTGTTTCAATTTTCAGGTTTCAGGTTGTACGAGTCGTAACCATACCATTTGTCATCCCGAGGAACGAGGGATCTCCGCAAGAAGCTCCACAAAGTTTTGGAATTTGGAATTTAAAATTTGGAATTTAAAACCTCGTGATTTGAATTTCGCAAACATCGGTTTGATATTTACAACTTCCCACATCTGCTTTGCTCCTACCTTTGTCTCATCAAATTAAAAGAACGAAAAGATGAATTTATCAAACAACAAAATTCTAATAACCGGAGGTGCAAGTGGTATCGGACTTGGACTTACCGAACGATTTATTCAGGAAAACAACACCGTGATTATCTGCGGCAGAAGAGAATCAGTTTTAAACGATGTTAAAACAAAGTTTCCAACTGTAGTTACTAAAGTTTGTGACTTGTCTATTGAAAAAGAACGTGTAGCGCTTTACGAATGGATTTCTGAAAACCATCCTGATTTAAACATATTAATCAATAATGCAGGAATTCAAAACTGGAAATCGATAACAGATGCTGATTTCTACGAAAGTATGAAAGCGGAAATTAATACGAATATTGAAGCGCCTTTACATTTAACTTCCTTATTTATTCAGTTAAAATCTTTGACAACCGTAATGAATGTAACTTCAGGACTGGCATTTTCTCCTTTTGCCAAAGTTCCTGTTTATTCGGCTACCAAAGCGTTCTTTAGATCATTCACGCTTTCACTTCGTCATTTATTAAAAGCAAAAAATATTGAAGTAATCGAAATCATTCCCCCAGCCTTAAACACAGATTTAGGCGGAATTGGTCTTCACGACGCACATCCAAGCGTAAGCAGTTTTATCGAATCTATTTTTGAACAGTTAAAAGAAGGTAGACAAGAACTTACCTTTGGAACAAGCGAAACAAGATTAAATGCAAGCGCTGAAGAATTACGAAATCATTTTAATGCAATGCATTCTTAAATTTTAAATACATAGAAACATAGATTTGGAGTGAATAAAAGGCATTCCACTTTTAATAAAACACCTAGCTATGTGTTAGAAACTAGTTTCTTTCTATAATCTTTAAAAGAGAACTAAAATCTATGTTTCTATGTGTTTAAAAATTTTCTGAAATAAAAATTTGTCTTCCTGAGCGTAGTCGAAGGATATTCGTACCGAAGATTTCCGATCTCTCTCAGACAAACAACAAACAATAAACAACAAACAATAAACACTATATAAAATGGCAGTAAATACAAAAATCGCTCTGGTTACAGGCGGAAGCAGAGGTTTAGGAAAAAATATGGCAATTGCGATTGCTAAAAAAGGAATTGATGTAATTATTACTTACAACAGCAAAAAAGAAGAAGCTGATTTGGTGGTAAAAGAAATCGAAAGTTTAGGTCAAAAAGCAGCTGCATTACAATTAAATGTAGCAGAATCAGGATCATTCGATGCTTTCTTCAAAGAAGTGGAAACCGTTTTAAAAGATACTTTTAAAACAGATAAATTCGACTTTTTAGTAAACAATGCCGGAATCGGAATCCATAATTCATTCATTGGAACAACAGAAGCGGAATTTGACCAATTGACCAATATTCAGTTTAAAGGGCCTTTTTTCTTAACTCAAAAAGGATTAAACGTTATGAATGACGGTGGCGGAATCGTAAACATTTCAACTGGTTTAGCAAGATTTTCTTTCCCTGGTTACGCTGCTTATGCGTCTATGAAAGGTGCAATGGAAACTTTAACTAAATATCAGGCAAAAGAATTAGGCGCCAGAAAAATCAGAGTGAACGTTGTTGCTCCGGGAGCAATTGAAACTGATTTTGGTGGCGGAGTGGTTCGTGACAATGAACAAATGAATCAACAAATTGCCTCAGTAACTGCTTTAGGAAGAGTTGGTTTACCAGACGATATTGGAGGTGTTGTAGCTTTCTTATGTACTGAAGATGCCCGTTGGATAAACGCTCAAAGAATTGAAGCATCAGGCGGAATGATGCTTTAAATTAAGTTATGAGTTATAAGTTATGAGTTATGTGTTATGTGTTAGGAGTTAATTCCTTTAACCCTTAACCCTTAACCTTTAACCTTTAACCCTTAACCCTTAACCCTTAACCCTTAACCCTTAACCCTTAACCCTTAACCCTTAACCCTTAACCCTTAACCCTTAACCCTTAACCCTTAACCCTTAACCCTTAACCCTTAACCCTTAACCCTTAACCCTTAACCCTTTAACCTTTAACCCTTAACCTTTAACCCTTAACCTTTAACCCTTAACCCTTAACCCTTAACCCTTACCCCTTAACCCTTAACCCTTAACCCTTAACCTATAACTTATTACAAAAAACAAAACCCGATAAGCATTAAAAAACTTATCGGGTTTGTCGTTTCAAAATAAATTGAATTAGTAAGCCGTTTTTATCTTATTTGGATCCTCTTAAGGAATTCACCATCCTGATCAAAAATCAAATTATACAATTTTGAATCTTTAATTACTCCCACTTCAAAGCTCTTCTTGTTTGAATAATCCATCACAGAAAATACCTGTTTAACAGATTTAACTGAATAATTAGCTTTTAAATAACTCTGGATTTTTTTTGCTAATTTGAGAACTGGCATTTGCACTTTATAAACTTTAAAAACTCCATTTTGATCATATTGAGCAAAAGCTATGGTTTTGGGAGCCTGAGTAAATTTTGCTTCAAAAGTGATATCATCGTTTTTACTTCCATATTCAACATTCCAGTTAGCTTTCTTTTTAGGATATTGCTTTTCAAAAGCATTAATAACATTATCAGGAGGCACAATACTTGCTCCTTGCCCTTTTACCAGATTGCAACAGATAAAAAATAGAAATAGAATAAATGTTCTCATGTTTAAATTTCAAAATAAATGCAAATCTAAACAAATAAAAGTATTTTCTTACTTTTTTATTCTGGTTTTTCGATAATCACATCAAAACCACCTTCTTTATCAAACTGAATATCATAGAATTTAGCGTCTTTTTTTACTCCAACTTCATAAGTAGTTACATTTTTATAATCTACAACAACTGCAATCTCTCTAATGGCTTTTGCGGGATAATTTTTCTTTAAATAAGCTTGTGCCTTTGCAGGTAACTGACTTAAAGGAATCTGCAGTTCATAAGCTTTCATATTTCCCAGATTATCGTAAATCGCCAATGCTTTCGTTTTATTGTCGACATTATATCGCGCTTCATAACGAAGCTCGTCATTATCATCTCCAACATATTCCTCAGACCAAACCGGAACTTTTCCCGGATATTCTTTTTCAAAAGCAAGTCTCACCTTTTCCGGTGGTGTTATCACTTTTTTCATATTGGTTCCTTCTTGTGCAATTAAAAAACTGCTGCATAAAAAAGTAAAAGCCAAAAACACGTTTTTCATGGTTTTATTTTTAAATTAAACGCTAAACAACGTATTAAAAGTACTACTTTTTAATGAAGTACAAATGAAGCATACAAAATTTTTAAGAACGTTTTTTAAGACTAAAAACCAGTGAATTAAATTAAACCGAAAATCATAATTCCAGCTTTTTTAATCTGTCGGTCAACTCTCTTTTATAGGTAATTCCAATTGGAATTCTTTCATTTTTAATTACAACAAAATCTTTTTCGGTAGCATCAATTTTATCTAAAGCTACAATGTAAGATTTATGAATACGCATAAAGTTCTTTTCCGGCAGACATTTCTCAAATTCAGTTGTCGTAATCGAAGCCAGATAATTTCGTTTGGTCGTATTTAGTTTTACATAATTTCCAAAACTCTGTGCAAACAGAAGCTGTTCTAATTCTATTTCGATAAAATAGCCATCGACTTTTACACTCACAGAATTGATAGTTGCTTCTTCGACTTTCCTTACACTTTCTGTTGCAAAAAAGCGGTCAATTGCTTTTAAAAACCTTGGAAAATAAATGGGTTTCAAGAGATAATCAATTACACCGTAATCATAACTTTCCAGAGCAAACTCAGAATAAGCTGTTGTGAGAATAGTTTTGGGATGTGTTGGAAGAATCTTCAACAATTCCATACCCGAAATCTCCGGCATATTGATATCCAAAAACATTAAATCTACCGTATTTTCACGAAGAAAATTCATAGCTTCAATACCATTATACCCCTGAAAAACCAATTCTAACTGCGGATTCTGTTTGATATAATTCGCCAAAACATAATGCGCGGCAGGTTCGTCATCTACAATGATACATTTTTTGGTTTCTCTCATCCTACAAACTTTTTAAGCTGTATTTCCAAATCTACAACGTAGGTCTTTTTATCATCCTGAATGTCTAATTTATAATCTTTTCCATAAATTAAATTCAGACGTTCAATAGTATTCTTTAAACCAATTTTGGTTGAAATGACATCATTTTTCTTCGGAATCGAATTCATAACATGAAGATTCAATAATCCGTTCTGAACTGTAATTGTGATTTTTACAAAGCAGTTTTCGATCGCGCAGGTTCCGTGTTTAAAAGCATTTTCGATAAAAGCGATTAACAACATTGGCGAAATTTTATACGCATTTTCGTTATCTACATTACTTTCAAAAGTAATATCGCAACGATATCCTACGCGTTCTTTTTCAAGCTGAACATAACTGTTAATAAATTCCAGTTCGTCTTCTAAAGATACACATTGTTTACTGTTACTTTCCAATTGATAACGCATTAACTGCGAAACTTTCATAATTAAATCAGGCGTTCTGTCCGGAAACTGAAGACTGATTCCGTAAAGTGTATTAAAAGTATTAAATAAAAAATGCGGATTCAATTGTCCTTTCAAAGAATTTAACTGCATTTGATTGAACAACAAGGCCGCATCGGTTTGTTTTCTGTGGATTCGATAAAACTTAAATACAATAATCGGACTTAAAATACAGACCAAAGTCCCTAAAACGCTTGCCAATTGATACGCATAACTTCTTTGATGCGAGTTTTGATACAAATGGCATTTGGCAAACATATCGAGCATTGTAATTTCGTAAAGAATGACTGAAAAGACAAAAACTCCAAAAAGTGTCAGAATTATATAAGTAAAAGGCTTGTTTGCTTTAAATAAAATGGGAAGCAAGAAAAAACGGTTAAACTGGGCATGCATGTATAAAATGCAATAGAAAAATATACCCATTGCAATAGAAATGAAGGAACTGAATAACATCCAATCATTTTTCAAGGTATAAATTGTAAATGAAAAAAGGACAACGGCTACTTCCTGCCACCATTTGTTGTCCAGTATGTTATCGATTCTTTTATTCATTCTTAATTTTCAAATAGGGTACAAAGTTCGAACAAATATTTAATTTATATTTCTTAAAAATGACCAATTCAATTCGTCATTTACTAGTGCAGTACATCACTTAACATGACTTTTATCAGGGTAAGAGAAATAAATTTGTTTCATCAAAAACATTTTATTTCACACCTTGAGTTTATGTATTTCAAAAAAATTACCATTTTATTTTTATTGATTTTTGTCTCAATTGGTTATTCTCAAACCCTGTCTTTAAAAGAAGCAGTAAAAACAGGACTTGAAAATTACGGTTCCATCCGAGCAAAAAACAATTACACCAATGCATCAAAGGAAACTCTAAAACAATCCAAACGTGATTATCTGCCAAACCTGAATTTGTCGGCACAGCAGGATTACGGAACTGTAAACGGACAAAACGGACCGCTTTACGGATTTGGAGGTTTAGGAGTTGCTTCATCAGGTTTGCCTCTTCCGGAACAAAACTGGAATTCGGCGTTTGGTGCACTTTATTTAGTCAACATGAACTGGGATTTTTTCACTTTCGGAAAAACACAGGAAAAAATCAATTTGTCTAAAATTGATGTTCAGGCTAAAGAAAAAGATTTACAGCAGGAAAAATTCCAGCAGGAAATCAAAATTTCGGCTGCTTACTTGAATTTATTAGCAAGTCAGAGATTACTGATTTCACAGCAAAAAAACTTAGACCGCGCAGAAGTCTTCAAAAAGACAGCGGTTGCGAGAGTTAAAAACGGATTATTGGCAGGAGTCGATTCTACATTGGCTACAGCCGAAGTTTCTAAAGCTAAAATCGCTCTCAACTTAGCCAGGAATTTCGTTAAGGAACAAAACAATAAATTAGTCGATTTAATGGGCGTTGCGCCACAGGACTTTGTTACTGATACCCTTTTTGTAACGCAGATTCCAAAAGAATTGATTCAGGGAAATGCCACAAATGACAGTCTTCATCCTTTATTGCAATTCTATAAAACCAAAATCGATTACAGCAATCAACAGGTTAAATTATACAAACGTTTTTATTATCCAACAATGAGTGCTTTTGGTGTTTTACAAACCAGAGCTTCGGGATTTGAGAATAGTTATGCAACAGACCAGACTGCATTTAGCAGAAATTACTGGGATGGTGTAAATCCGGATCGTACCAATTATTTACTTGGAGTTGGAATTACGTGGAATTTAACTACTCCGTTTCGTTCAAGCAAACAAGTTATGGCTCAGAAATTTGTTTCTCAGGGATTACAGGAAGAATACAATCAGGCAGACAGAGAACTGAAATCGCAATTGAATTTTGCTGAAGATAAGATCAAAATTACACTGGAAAATTACGCCGAAGCTCCTATTCAGGTTGATGCGGCAAAAAGAGCTTACGTTCAGAAATCGACTTTATACAAAAACGGTTTAACCGATTTGACCGATTTAACACAAACAATGTATGTCTTAAACCGTGCCGAAATCGATCGTGATATTGTCAACAACAATGTATGGCAGTCGTTCTTGCTGAAAGTAGCTGCAACGGGCAATTTTGACTTATTTATAAATGAATTTTAACTATAGATCCAAATGAATTTAATACGTTTTGCACTCCGCAAACCCATCTCCATTTTAGTATTGGTTGCGGGTCTATTTTTCTTCGGAATTGGTGCCATCAGAGACATTAAGGTAGATATTTTACCTAAAATGAATTTGCCGGTTATCTATATCGCGCATCCGTTTGGAGGTTATACGCCAGACCAGATGGAGGCTTATTTTGCCAAAAACTACGTAAATGTTTTACCTTTTTCTAACGGTATCAAATCCGTAGAAACCAAAAATATTCAGGGGTTAATGATTATGAAATTAACCTATTATGAAGGAACCAATATGGCTCAGGCCGCTGCCGAGTTAAGTGCGCTGTCGAACAGAATCCAGGCGGCTTTTCCTCCGGGAACACAGCCTCCGTTTATCATTCGTTTTGATGCTTCTTCACTTCCAATCGGGCAATTGGTATTGAGCAGTAAAGTACGTTCAAACAACGAATTACAGGATTTAGCCAACGTTTACGTTCGTGCTTCCTTTACTGCAATTCCTGGTTTATTATCTCCGGCTCCCTTTGGCGGAAGCCCAAGAACAATTGAGGTTAACGTTGATCCGGATTTACTGCGTTCGCATAATATGACGCCGGATCAGATTGTAGAAGCGATTCGTGTAAACAATCAAACGGCTCCTTCCGGAAATGTGAGAATGGGCGACAAAAACTATATTACACCAACGAACAATACCATTAAAGAAGTTAAAGATTTTGAACAGATTCCGTTATTCAAAGGCGGTGTTCAAAACTTAAAATTAGGCGATGTCGCAACGGTAAAAGACGGTGCAGATATTACCGCAGGTTATGCCTTGGTAAACGGAAAACGTTCGGTTTACATTAGTATTGCAAAAGCCGGAGATGCTTCTACCTGGGATGTGGTTCAGAAATTGAAAAAAGAACTTCCTAAAATTCAGAGTACTTTACCTGAAGATGTAAACATTACGTATGAATTTGACCAGTCGGTTTATGTAATCAACTCGGTTAAAAGTTTGATTACTGAGGGAATTATCGGTGCGGTTCTAACGGGATTAATGGTTTTATTATTCCTTGGTGACCGTCGCGCCGCTCTGATCGTAATTATGACGATTCCGATTTCGATTATTTCCGGGGTTTTATTCCTGAAATTATTTGGACAAACCATCAACTTAATGTCATTATCAGGATTGGCGCTGGCAATTGGTATTTTGGTGGACGAAAGTACCGTAACGATCGAAAATATCCACCAGCATCTCGATATGGGAAAACCAAAAGCACTCGCCATTTGGGATGCCTGTCAGGAAATTGCTTTGCCTAAATTATTGATCTTACTTTGTATTCTTGCCGTTTTTGCACCGGCATTTACAATGGTAGGTATTCCCGGAGCGTTGTTCCTGCCTTTAGCATTGGCGATTGGATTCTCAATGGTAATTTCATTCTTATTATCGCAGACTTTTGTACCTGTAATGGCAAACTGGATGATGAAAGGGCATGAAAAACACGAACATGGCCCGGAAATTACAGATGACGAAGCTGAATTTAATGACTGTGGTTTAACTCCGGAATCAGAACAAAATCTGATTACTCAGAAAAAAGGGTATGTAGAAAGAGAAGACACTAATCTGGACGGAAAAATAAGTCTTTTTGAGCGTTTCAAAATTCGTTTCATGCGAACATTAGACCGTTTATTCGTTCATAAAAAAATAACGACTGTTGTATATCTGGTTTCGGCTATATTTTTGGCAGTTGTACTGATTACTTTTATTGGAAAAGACGTATTCCCAAAAACCAATTCAAGTCAGTTTCAGCTGAGAATGCGTGCTCCTGACGGAACGCGTCTGGAAAGAACAGAAGAGCAAGCTATTATTGTTTTAAAAGAATTAGAGAAAATGGTGGGGAAAGAACATATCGGAATTTCGTCTGTATATGTCGGACAGCACCCGTCTTTATTCTCCATTAACCCGATTTACCTTTTTATGGCGGGTTCTCACGAAGCTGTTTTTCAGGTGAGTTTGAAAGACATTCATCTGGATATGGATGATTTTAAAGATGATTTCAGGGCGAGACTTAAAAAAGTATTGCCGGATACGAAACTTTCTTTTGAACCTATAGAATTAACCGATAAAGTGTTAAGCCAGGGATCTCCTACTCCAATCGAAATTCGAGTGGCTGGAAAAGACAAAAAACGAAATGAATTGTACGCTACTCAAATTGTAGAAAAACTAAAAGCAATTTCGTATTTCAGAGACGTACAAATTGGTCAGCCAATTCATTATCCGGCTATGAATATTGATATTGACAGAACGCGTGCTGCCGAATTGGGAGTAGATATGAATGATATTTCACGTTCTTTGGTAGCTTCGACCTCATCATCTCGTTACACCGAAAAAAATACGTGGGTTGACGAAAGAGCGGGATTATCATACAACGTTCAGGTTCAGGTGCCTTTAAACAAGATGAAAAGTAAAACTGATATTGGAGAAATTCCGGTATTAAAAAATTCGCTTCGTCCGGTTTTAAGTGATGTTGCTAAAATTACACCAAGCATTGTAAGTGGTGAAAATGATAACTTAGGAGCCATGCCATACATTACCGTTACGGCCAACATTAACCAGACCGATTTAGGAACGGCTACAAAAGATGTTGGTAAAACCATTAGTTCACTGGGCGAATTGCCACGTGGTTTGTTTATAACGCCTATTGGATTAAGTACTGTACTGACAGAAACATTAAGTAGTTTACAATCTGGATTATTGGTTGCTATATTTGTAATCTTCTTAATGTTGGCTGCTAATTTCCAGTCGTTCAAAGTTTCGCTGGTTATTTTAACAACCGTTCCGGCGGTAGTTTTAGGCGCTTTATTAATGCTGACTATTACAGGTTCTACGTTAAACTTACAATCGTATATGGGAATTATCATGTCGGTTGGGGTTTCGATTGCCAATGCTGTACTTTTGGTTACGAATGCAGAACAGCTTCGAAAAATAAACGGAAATGCATTAGAATCTGCGAGAGAAGCGGCAGCGTTGCGTCTTCGTCCAATTATCATGACTTCGGTTGCAATGATTGCGGGTATGTTACCAATGGCAATTGGACACGGCGAAGGAGGCGATCAGGTTTCTCCGTTAGGAAGAGCGGTTATTGGCGGATTATTATTTTCTACTTTTGCCGTATTATTAATCCTTCCGCAGATATTTGCCTGGGCACAGGAAAAAACAACGACACAATCTGTTTCTTTAGATCCTGAAGACGAAGAAAGTATCCATTATATCTCATCGATAAGTAAGTCAAAAGTTGGAAAGTCATAAAGTTGAAAGTCACATCGTAGTGTAACTAAAAATTAAACACATAGAAACATAGAATTTTATGTCAAAAAAAAGGTAAAAGAAAAAACTAGTTTTCACACATAGCTATGTGCATTTAAACAAGTGAAACGCCTTCTATGCACAAAGAAAAGCTATGTTTCTATGTGTTTAAAAAAAATACACGCAACGGATTAAAACATATTCATTATATAAAACCAAAAAATGAACACTAAAATTATAAAATATAGCCCGCTGTTTCTAGCAGCATTATTTTTCCTGAACAGCTGTAATTCTAAAAAAGAAGAAACCGTTACACCGGAAATTCAGCCAAAGGTTGAAACCTTCCTTTTAGAAAAACAAAAACTAACAACAGAACTGCGTTTGCCAGCCGAATTAACCGGTTTCCAGCAAGTAGATTTGTATGCAAAAGTAAGCAGTTTCGTAAAAACGTTAAAAGTTGATATTGGTACGAAAGTAAAAAAAGGACAGCTTTTAATTGTTTTGGAAGCGCCTGAAATTAGCTCGCAACTGGCTGCAGCCGAATCGAGATTAAAATCGATGGAAGCCATTTACGCTACCAGCAAAAGCACTTACAACCGTTTGTACGAAACGAGCAAGGTAGAAGGAACAATTTCTAAAAACGATTTGGAAATGGCAAGCGGAAAAAAGAATTCTGATTACGCACAATATCAGGCCGCAATTGCAGCGCATAAAGAAGTTTCGATCATGAGAGGGTATCTTGAAATTCGTGCTCCTTTTGATGGTGTTGTAGCAGCCAGAAATGTGAATTTAGGAACATTTGTTGGGCCGGCAGGAAAAGGATCCGATTTGCCTTTGTTAACGATTCAGGAGCAAAGCAAATTACGTTTGGCGGTTTCTATTCCGGAATTGTATACAGGATATTTACACCCGGGCGACGAAATGAGTTTTAATGTAAAATCGTTACCGGAAAATTTTAAAGCTAAAATTACCAGAATGTCCGGTGCTTTAGATTTAAAACTGCGTTCTGAAAGAGTCGAAATGGATGTTTATAACACAAAAGGCGATTTATTACCTGGAATGGTTGCCGAAGTTTTATTACCGCTTAACGCGAAAGACAGTACGTTTGTAGTACCAAAATCGGCAGTAGTTAGTTCTGCTGAAGGTTTGTATGTAGTAAAAGTGGTAAACAAAAAAGCGACCAGAGTTGAAATTAAAAAAGGAAGAGAAATCGACGATAAAATCGAAATTTTCGGTGACTTAACTCCAAAAGATAAACTGGTAAAAATTGCCAGCGAAGAAACTAAGGAAGGCGATGTTATAAACGAATAACCTGCGTTTAGTCTTCATTTTAGTGATTACCAATTACTGTACGCATTCTTAGGAATGCAAATTTTTAAATTTGCCTAAAAGGGCAGTTCTTCTTTAATTGGAGGGACTGTCTTTTTTTTGTTTGAATTGCTTTAATTTCTGAAAACAACTCTCAAATTTAATCCTATTCTAAATACTAAAAAAAGTCTTATTTTATTACAAATAAAACTTTTAAAGCGTGCTTATCATTTTATCAGTACATAAATTTAAAATTTAGACATATTTAACATAAAATAAGAAACATTAACTATCTAATTTTAAAAGTTTAAAAGTTATGACAAAAACCAGACGTGTTGGCGGTAATGCGACTTACATAGTTAGAGGAACGACAAGAGAATTTGCCAACGAAAT is a window of Flavobacterium crocinum DNA encoding:
- a CDS encoding efflux RND transporter permease subunit, with product MNLIRFALRKPISILVLVAGLFFFGIGAIRDIKVDILPKMNLPVIYIAHPFGGYTPDQMEAYFAKNYVNVLPFSNGIKSVETKNIQGLMIMKLTYYEGTNMAQAAAELSALSNRIQAAFPPGTQPPFIIRFDASSLPIGQLVLSSKVRSNNELQDLANVYVRASFTAIPGLLSPAPFGGSPRTIEVNVDPDLLRSHNMTPDQIVEAIRVNNQTAPSGNVRMGDKNYITPTNNTIKEVKDFEQIPLFKGGVQNLKLGDVATVKDGADITAGYALVNGKRSVYISIAKAGDASTWDVVQKLKKELPKIQSTLPEDVNITYEFDQSVYVINSVKSLITEGIIGAVLTGLMVLLFLGDRRAALIVIMTIPISIISGVLFLKLFGQTINLMSLSGLALAIGILVDESTVTIENIHQHLDMGKPKALAIWDACQEIALPKLLILLCILAVFAPAFTMVGIPGALFLPLALAIGFSMVISFLLSQTFVPVMANWMMKGHEKHEHGPEITDDEAEFNDCGLTPESEQNLITQKKGYVEREDTNLDGKISLFERFKIRFMRTLDRLFVHKKITTVVYLVSAIFLAVVLITFIGKDVFPKTNSSQFQLRMRAPDGTRLERTEEQAIIVLKELEKMVGKEHIGISSVYVGQHPSLFSINPIYLFMAGSHEAVFQVSLKDIHLDMDDFKDDFRARLKKVLPDTKLSFEPIELTDKVLSQGSPTPIEIRVAGKDKKRNELYATQIVEKLKAISYFRDVQIGQPIHYPAMNIDIDRTRAAELGVDMNDISRSLVASTSSSRYTEKNTWVDERAGLSYNVQVQVPLNKMKSKTDIGEIPVLKNSLRPVLSDVAKITPSIVSGENDNLGAMPYITVTANINQTDLGTATKDVGKTISSLGELPRGLFITPIGLSTVLTETLSSLQSGLLVAIFVIFLMLAANFQSFKVSLVILTTVPAVVLGALLMLTITGSTLNLQSYMGIIMSVGVSIANAVLLVTNAEQLRKINGNALESAREAAALRLRPIIMTSVAMIAGMLPMAIGHGEGGDQVSPLGRAVIGGLLFSTFAVLLILPQIFAWAQEKTTTQSVSLDPEDEESIHYISSISKSKVGKS
- a CDS encoding TolC family protein, with amino-acid sequence MYFKKITILFLLIFVSIGYSQTLSLKEAVKTGLENYGSIRAKNNYTNASKETLKQSKRDYLPNLNLSAQQDYGTVNGQNGPLYGFGGLGVASSGLPLPEQNWNSAFGALYLVNMNWDFFTFGKTQEKINLSKIDVQAKEKDLQQEKFQQEIKISAAYLNLLASQRLLISQQKNLDRAEVFKKTAVARVKNGLLAGVDSTLATAEVSKAKIALNLARNFVKEQNNKLVDLMGVAPQDFVTDTLFVTQIPKELIQGNATNDSLHPLLQFYKTKIDYSNQQVKLYKRFYYPTMSAFGVLQTRASGFENSYATDQTAFSRNYWDGVNPDRTNYLLGVGITWNLTTPFRSSKQVMAQKFVSQGLQEEYNQADRELKSQLNFAEDKIKITLENYAEAPIQVDAAKRAYVQKSTLYKNGLTDLTDLTQTMYVLNRAEIDRDIVNNNVWQSFLLKVAATGNFDLFINEF
- a CDS encoding SDR family oxidoreductase, whose amino-acid sequence is MAVNTKIALVTGGSRGLGKNMAIAIAKKGIDVIITYNSKKEEADLVVKEIESLGQKAAALQLNVAESGSFDAFFKEVETVLKDTFKTDKFDFLVNNAGIGIHNSFIGTTEAEFDQLTNIQFKGPFFLTQKGLNVMNDGGGIVNISTGLARFSFPGYAAYASMKGAMETLTKYQAKELGARKIRVNVVAPGAIETDFGGGVVRDNEQMNQQIASVTALGRVGLPDDIGGVVAFLCTEDARWINAQRIEASGGMML
- a CDS encoding efflux RND transporter periplasmic adaptor subunit is translated as MNTKIIKYSPLFLAALFFLNSCNSKKEETVTPEIQPKVETFLLEKQKLTTELRLPAELTGFQQVDLYAKVSSFVKTLKVDIGTKVKKGQLLIVLEAPEISSQLAAAESRLKSMEAIYATSKSTYNRLYETSKVEGTISKNDLEMASGKKNSDYAQYQAAIAAHKEVSIMRGYLEIRAPFDGVVAARNVNLGTFVGPAGKGSDLPLLTIQEQSKLRLAVSIPELYTGYLHPGDEMSFNVKSLPENFKAKITRMSGALDLKLRSERVEMDVYNTKGDLLPGMVAEVLLPLNAKDSTFVVPKSAVVSSAEGLYVVKVVNKKATRVEIKKGREIDDKIEIFGDLTPKDKLVKIASEETKEGDVINE
- a CDS encoding LytR/AlgR family response regulator transcription factor, which codes for MRETKKCIIVDDEPAAHYVLANYIKQNPQLELVFQGYNGIEAMNFLRENTVDLMFLDINMPEISGMELLKILPTHPKTILTTAYSEFALESYDYGVIDYLLKPIYFPRFLKAIDRFFATESVRKVEEATINSVSVKVDGYFIEIELEQLLFAQSFGNYVKLNTTKRNYLASITTTEFEKCLPEKNFMRIHKSYIVALDKIDATEKDFVVIKNERIPIGITYKRELTDRLKKLEL
- a CDS encoding SDR family oxidoreductase, with protein sequence MNLSNNKILITGGASGIGLGLTERFIQENNTVIICGRRESVLNDVKTKFPTVVTKVCDLSIEKERVALYEWISENHPDLNILINNAGIQNWKSITDADFYESMKAEINTNIEAPLHLTSLFIQLKSLTTVMNVTSGLAFSPFAKVPVYSATKAFFRSFTLSLRHLLKAKNIEVIEIIPPALNTDLGGIGLHDAHPSVSSFIESIFEQLKEGRQELTFGTSETRLNASAEELRNHFNAMHS
- a CDS encoding PepSY-like domain-containing protein — encoded protein: MKNVFLAFTFLCSSFLIAQEGTNMKKVITPPEKVRLAFEKEYPGKVPVWSEEYVGDDNDELRYEARYNVDNKTKALAIYDNLGNMKAYELQIPLSQLPAKAQAYLKKNYPAKAIREIAVVVDYKNVTTYEVGVKKDAKFYDIQFDKEGGFDVIIEKPE
- a CDS encoding sensor histidine kinase, producing MNKRIDNILDNKWWQEVAVVLFSFTIYTLKNDWMLFSSFISIAMGIFFYCILYMHAQFNRFFLLPILFKANKPFTYIILTLFGVFVFSVILYEITMLDMFAKCHLYQNSHQRSYAYQLASVLGTLVCILSPIIVFKFYRIHRKQTDAALLFNQMQLNSLKGQLNPHFLFNTFNTLYGISLQFPDRTPDLIMKVSQLMRYQLESNSKQCVSLEDELEFINSYVQLEKERVGYRCDITFESNVDNENAYKISPMLLIAFIENAFKHGTCAIENCFVKITITVQNGLLNLHVMNSIPKKNDVISTKIGLKNTIERLNLIYGKDYKLDIQDDKKTYVVDLEIQLKKFVG